The genomic DNA acataaaaatcaatttaaaatgcaacgaccAACAAATAAATCTGTCCaccatttttaaaaagtctctaggactattatgaTAATAACAGAACAAATttcatgtttttatcttactcagataattttataaaaatgcgtgaaggttaaataaacctttatttaaatcaaataattcctttaaattcataaaaatgtcatagagcacatagtcatgcacacagaccagcaatcacacatatacgaacacataacaactcaggtctgatcagagaatttgtccttctttaatctttatccttttctacgcgtaccgggtcacgtttaACCTGACGGCctgacgctcagcgtttcgattatgCTTCTCATTaacattatcgaccgacacgtcacttaggatgaaatactttatttaaacatttatttcactcaatcacacatatttcccattttatattctttaactccttattaggacgggttccgttccacctgacggcccgacaacacagtttaactcctaagctgactctttaaattggaacgtttttacttacgctcctagattctaatatacagtaaagacaattaatcaaaACTTTaacacataattataatcacatcgCATAAAGCATActtttattgacttaattacgtcgtaAAATTCTCCGTCATCACAATAAGGGACAATTGGTGCAGATCCGAACGGAGATTGATGGTCCGCAGTCTGGAAAGAAATGTAGTTTATGTAACCACGAAGGTCACACCAAGCGTAGTAAGAAATGCCCAGGACGCCCATACTAAAACACGTGATCTTGTTGCCAAACATATGTACTACTGCTATTACAAGCAGTCTACTTGTAATATGGTTCTGtttccttgttttccatttcattatttACTTGTTATATCATAATATTTTGGTTTACAATACTCACTGCACATTCATTTTATGTCTACATCTAACAGTTAACGGTTTTACATTTAACGTTATGACACCCTTTCtcgaataaataaaattttgaatttaatcATACAGACTCAAAAAAAATTTACATACATACCAAACAATAGAAAAATGAACCTAAACAAATTTTCGGTTATTTAAATATGCCAGTGCACAAATTTGTCATCGCGTGACAATTACGCACTCGCCGCTCAAGACATCATTTTCGAAGTTACAAAAGTGTTAGTCATataaatttttaattcaaaattaaaattttccCAAAATATAGGTTTACATTACAACACAACAAAAAAATTTGGAACCCAAAAAATCTACGGTTATTTACATACGCACGTGACAAAACATGCCCTCATCTAAAAAATTTTGCACTCACATTGCACGGCACCCTTTTTGGAGTTAGAAAAGTCTTGTTTATACggttttttatttaaattaaaaaatacacaCATAAATAGGTTAACATTACAACCCAACAAAAAAAATTAACTACAAACAATTTCCATTTATTTAATATAGGAGTTGAAAAACAGCCATTCACCTAATTTTATTTCCTTCAAAAACACACTAACACAAGTTCATTTCatagaaaagagaaaaaaaaataataaaatggcGTCAATGGGAGATTTCCACAAGTACATGTGTTCTGTACTATAAATGAGATTTTTTGAACAGATTTACCAAATAAATGACTTTTCCATTGAAACATATGAAAAAAGGCACGGAGCCGCTGTTACAACCTAATAGTCCCTGCCAACAACTGAGGCTGTTACAACCTAATAGTCCCTGCCAACAACTGAGATAAACTGAAACTGCTTTGTCCCTCTCATAAATTACCACCTATTAGCTGCTTTGTCTTTTTGCCAATTTGTacaggatttaaattaaagggaAAAAAATTAAAGGACTTTTCTGGTACTCGAAATTTTTTCTAAGCAAATGCGCATTCCCCTATTTTTTTGGACAGAATAAAAAAATCCCCTTTTTTCCAAGTGTACACTCAAAATACTAAATTAAATGTATTTTTGATTAATTGTCCTATCTTTGTtaattagtataatttttttgtGCATAATGAGCCAAATATCAATACAAAAATATTATCTAAAAATTTATTCTATAAACACAGTATAGAAAAACTGTAAAATAAACTAATGTGTtatcaaatttatttattttcttgaAAGTTTTTTAAGTGTACTTTAGAAAAATTGCAACAAAATCGATTAACGTGTACTTAACCAAATTGCAGACGTGGCATTGATTAATTGGCGGTAATACATCACTCTATCGCTCGCAGCATGCACTTTGTGTTCGATTAAAAGTGTCACATAAAACAAAAACTCTTCTTCTTTGAAAGCTAAATCAAATCTAAACGATCAACAACCAAAACCCTAACGCTCCTCGTACTATATATTCCCGCCATATAAAGAATCTATATATGTAATAATAATGGTAAGGTTACGCAACCTCTCATTCGACGTTCTGGCCACCACCACCTTTGAAGACAATGACACCAACACCGCCATTAGCCGATCCAGATCCGATCCACCTGCTCTTCAAACCGACTTTGTATTGGAATCACCGAAACGTAATCGTCGAAAACGCAAAAACAAAAGCTTGAAAAAGAAGATTGCGAGCGATGGTTTAGAAGAAACAAATGGAGATTATAAAACTGTTGTTTATGAGGAAATGAGTGTGCCTGAGGAAAAGAGTATCGTTAGCATTGAGTTTCGTAATTTGCATGGCGGAGAATTACGTCAGAGGAGTTTTAGTGTGAGGGAGGAGAATGAGAATGAGAATGAGAATGCGAATGCGAATGACAACTTTAGTGGTGATAGTAAAGGAGTGGAGGGTGTTGATGATCATACGAGGTCTAGGAAGCTGGAGCGCGAGGAATCCTTGAATTGGAAACAATTGATGGCGCAGAAGGATCCTAATTGTGAGTTTTTGTTAATAATATACATTTTGCTTCTTTGTAAATACTTAATTTCATTGCTATGTTTTTCAAGTGTATAATATTTGCCAGTCATTTTTAATGTATATGGAAAATTAATAGAAAAGAAAAGCTTACGATTCAAATTAAGTTAAAATTAAATGTTAGGCTGTTCCTCGTATGCAAGAACTTGCCAATTTTAGCTTAGTTGGGGTAAAACACAAAATGTGGGAGCACAAAGCTTACTACAGTATATGTTATAAATGTGGGAGCACAAAGCTTACTACAGTATATGTTGTTATAAAGTATACCAGTAGCCATTTGCATACTTTCTTAAGTTGTGACAAGTTATGACACTGAAAAGGGGAAGTGGCTGTACTCACTTGTCGAAGAGTAGCTAGGGTGTGAGGAGGATGAGATGTACGTAGCCTTACACCCACGTCCGACACGAGAGTTGAACCTATGACCTCACTGGATGGGATGTACACTACATTACCCCTACTCAGAAAATGACCCATAACATATCCGATAGGAGAGTTGAGCCTATGACCTTACGCCTTACAGTCATGAATCGGGCAAATAAATCATTGGACCAACATGACAATCGTTATGACACTGTTAAATGGTAGGGAAAAATGTGAAATGGTTTTAAATCTTGTAAAGTCAAATTTTATTTAGCTCGATCATATATGAAGTTTGGATAATTTGGGCTGGTGATAATATAAGAACATACACTTAGGCTTTGTTTCTCGACTTATTATCTTTTTTATCTTGTCAGATTTTTTTTCTGTGGAGAAGTCTCCACTGAAATTCTTTATAGAAGAAATGAATTGTGGAAATTCCTTACGGACAACATCAACTCTTGCCAATGAGGAAGATCGGGAAAGAGTATATGATACCATATTCCACTTGCCTTGGCGTTGTGAACTGGTGAGATGCATTTTCCTCATTATACTGAAAAAGCATGTACATCATTCATTATTACGAAAGCAGGCTTCTTTCATGTAAGAGTTTAGATGCCTTTATAGATCAGTAAAAGATAATTGCAAATAAATGTTATAAATCTGAGACCTGTCCTGCACAATGCAATACACTGCCCTGCATTTTTTTACTGATCGATAATTCTAAAGATAGCTCTGCTTATGCAGCTCATAAGTGTCGGCTACTTTGTATGCCTCGATTCATTTCTATCAATCGTGACCGTAATGCCCATAAGACTCGTCATGGTTGCTTGGAGGAGCTTTAATGCAAGGTTAGATTTAGTTTTCCATTCTTTAAACGTTGATTAAAATGCACAATTATGTTTTCTATCCTGCTTTTATATTGAATCTGAATGCTGTACAAGTAGTATGcggaaaagaagaaaaaatatatttaaagtATCATTGGCCTGAGTGTATTTTGGTCAACTATTTTTTAAGTGATTTACTTTAACATTTTCCACTTACATTTATTCAGTTAAACTGGTGTAATTGTGTTAGGCAAAGTCTATATAAAAGACATGTCCCGCAGCATATGTCTTCTGAAAACAATAAAGGGATGTAATATTATTGGGAATAGAAATAGGTTGGTGCCCTAATATACCCAAAATGTTGGCTAAGAGTAAATGTTACTCCATGCGGGGTGCGTATTGATTGCTGGAATGAGAGAGAGACCGGGTTCAAATTACATATTATCGATTAACGAATACAAATGACATATAGTTGCTACATATTAGTTTTGAGAACGAGGAATTTATGTATTTCTGATGGAAACTATGCTGGCCAGAAGTCAGAAGACTAAAGAGTGGAAGAACAGGACACACACAGAGGCCTCGTTGGTGGCAATGTTTTTGTAGTTACCTGTGAAATCTCAAGATCCCTGAAAATAAGTTACAAGTTACAACTTCTAGTTCCCATGGTAGCTGAGGTTTTTTCTTATCATATCTGGAGGGAAAGAAACGCTCATGCTCACGACAATGGCTGCTTCACTCCGAATAAGTTGCTTGATGGGATCATTGTTGATATTAGAAGTAGACTTTGTACCTCTGTTTGGTTTATGAAGCAGGTTAGCTTAGAGACTGATAGCATTTGATTGTAGCTTGTCTGCGTTAGGATGTTTTGCCCTTTTTTCACTTTTTATTCACTATCTGTTTCTTTAGATTGTTTATAATAGGTCTCTCTATGGCATGTCATAGAGCAAGGGTCAATCCATGCATATTCtttatttctatatatacatatgCAGCTTATAAAAAAAATGTGTTTGAACTATTGTGTTAACCACCGTCACTATAAGTTACGTAGTAATATTTGGTAAACTGAATCACATAATAATAGATATGACTATACAATTTGTGCTGACCATGCGTGGTCTCGGTAACCAAGTTCTTATGTTTTTGTGTAATCACAAAACCTCAGAACCAACAGTTCCTTTGTCCAACCTTAAATTGAATGAAACaaatatggatatatatatatatatatatagtaacccACTTAGGTTCCAAGGAACTTCTGGTTACATAGATAGGTTCTGTGTTTGCACCTGTATGTGTTATGAAACTTGGTTTGTGTCATGTACCTAACAGTTTGCTGTTGAGTATGCCCAACTCTATAATTTGAATAAACCAGATCATGTTTGTGGCAGGCGCTTCACAAGACCTTCTGCAGCAGAGCTATCTGATTTCGGTTGTTTTGTTGCGCTGACCTGCGGAATTTTTCTTTTACAGCAGACAGGTTTGATAAGGATATTCATCTCCTTCACATTTTCTTTCTACCTTTTGTCGCATTTGCTAAGTAGAGATCGGATAGAGCATCTAAAATCAGGTGTTGTTTATGTCCTGTGACTCAGATATCAGCCTAATATATCACATAATTCGTGGTCAAGGGACAATCAAACTCTACGTGGTGTACAATGT from Apium graveolens cultivar Ventura chromosome 5, ASM990537v1, whole genome shotgun sequence includes the following:
- the LOC141661615 gene encoding protein POLLEN DEFECTIVE IN GUIDANCE 1-like; the protein is MVRLRNLSFDVLATTTFEDNDTNTAISRSRSDPPALQTDFVLESPKRNRRKRKNKSLKKKIASDGLEETNGDYKTVVYEEMSVPEEKSIVSIEFRNLHGGELRQRSFSVREENENENENANANDNFSGDSKGVEGVDDHTRSRKLEREESLNWKQLMAQKDPNYFFSVEKSPLKFFIEEMNCGNSLRTTSTLANEEDRERVYDTIFHLPWRCELLISVGYFVCLDSFLSIVTVMPIRLVMVAWRSFNARRFTRPSAAELSDFGCFVALTCGIFLLQQTDISLIYHIIRGQGTIKLYVVYNVLEIFDKMCQSFGGDVLHTLFSSAEGLANCDQETGYWLGRFLSDEVLAVAASIVHSFVLLAEAITLSTCVVAHNNALLALLVSNNFAEIKGSVFKRFSRDNVQVMVYSDSVERFHISSFILFVFAQYTVEAEYPWFEKFLVNASMVYICEIMIDIIKHSFIAKFNDIKPIVFSEFLEDLYRQRLKLEEENGKKKLTFVPLAPACVIIRVLFPVYAAHLPQGPFLWRLFCIFFLAAITFMMLTTLKMMVGMGLQKHATWYLERCQKRKLHCD